One Aerococcus urinaeequi DNA segment encodes these proteins:
- a CDS encoding DUF2812 domain-containing protein, with product MSKSTYKFKLFLFADIEKEEAWINAQRHKHLYLASIPIGSIVYRFREAETDFVPFTRIDFREFKNKAAYENYLSLYEDGDWYHIYGNRWNGLQYFRQDNPSGDSILYSDEDSKAQLYLRYAKYLVTLFICFLPIILNLELVDLLNFYTFKSAYLTPGLWQMTGAKFWSAFAFETPFALMRIFSGWLLVILVASFLLGSFINWHRYKKLRDEVANL from the coding sequence ATGTCTAAATCAACATATAAGTTTAAATTATTCTTATTTGCAGATATTGAAAAAGAAGAAGCATGGATAAACGCACAAAGACATAAACATTTATATCTAGCTAGCATACCTATTGGCTCCATAGTATATCGTTTTCGTGAAGCTGAAACCGACTTCGTCCCATTTACGCGGATTGATTTTCGTGAATTCAAGAACAAAGCAGCATATGAAAACTACTTATCTTTATATGAAGACGGTGATTGGTACCATATTTATGGTAATCGCTGGAATGGTCTGCAATATTTTAGACAGGATAATCCAAGCGGAGATAGCATCTTATATTCTGATGAAGACTCGAAAGCACAGTTATACCTAAGATACGCCAAGTACTTAGTGACCTTATTTATCTGTTTTTTACCAATCATATTAAATCTAGAACTAGTAGATTTATTAAACTTCTATACTTTTAAATCAGCCTACTTAACACCAGGACTATGGCAAATGACAGGGGCTAAATTCTGGAGTGCATTTGCCTTCGAAACCCCATTTGCCCTAATGAGAATTTTTTCTGGTTGGTTACTTGTCATATTAGTTGCCTCATTCTTATTGGGCTCATTTATTAACTGGCACCGCTATAAGAAATTACGAGATGAAGTAGCTAATTTATAG
- a CDS encoding RluA family pseudouridine synthase, with protein MDVPILYEDNHLLLVQKPVNIPVQGDQSGDKDLLTYLKEDIKYRYQKPGNVYLGLVHRLDRPVGGAMVFAKTSKAASRLSDLVRRNDMGRTYYAVVHGRPKQASNRLVDYLYKNRQKNIVSIVSKNHKEGKKAVLDYTVIASKDGLSLVSVQLQTGRPHQIRVQLAGMGTPIWGDQKYGQQYSQVGQQIALWATNLTLEHPVKKTPLTVESPLPEAYPWDIW; from the coding sequence ATGGATGTACCAATATTATATGAGGATAATCATTTATTGTTGGTTCAAAAACCAGTAAATATACCAGTTCAAGGAGATCAAAGTGGAGATAAGGATTTATTAACCTATCTCAAAGAGGACATTAAATATCGCTATCAAAAACCGGGTAACGTCTACTTAGGTTTAGTACACCGTCTAGACCGCCCGGTTGGTGGCGCGATGGTATTCGCCAAAACTTCAAAAGCAGCGTCAAGATTATCTGACCTAGTACGACGTAATGATATGGGCCGAACTTATTATGCCGTAGTCCATGGCAGACCCAAGCAAGCTAGTAATCGGTTAGTGGATTATCTGTATAAGAATCGCCAGAAGAATATCGTATCCATTGTTTCAAAAAACCACAAAGAGGGGAAAAAGGCCGTCCTTGACTATACGGTGATTGCCTCTAAGGATGGTCTCAGTCTAGTTAGCGTGCAATTACAGACCGGTCGTCCCCACCAAATTCGTGTTCAGCTGGCAGGTATGGGGACACCCATTTGGGGAGATCAAAAATATGGTCAACAATACAGTCAAGTCGGTCAGCAGATTGCTTTGTGGGCTACAAACCTTACCTTGGAACACCCGGTTAAAAAAACACCACTCACTGTTGAGTCGCCACTACCAGAAGCCTACCCTTGGGATATCTGGTAA
- the trpA gene encoding tryptophan synthase subunit alpha codes for MSKIAEAFQNKKAFITYLMAGDPNLDQSAENILAAQEAGADLIEIGIPFSDPIAEGPVVENASVRALSAGVRLNNVFDMVADLKDKIHVPLVFMTYLNPVFVYGYDNFFAKCQEIGISGIIIPDLPFEEQEEVKVVASQYGIEVITLIAPTSKDRIKEIAKKSEGFIYLVSSMGVTGVRSNITTDISAMVAEIRAVSDIPVAVGFGINQPSQVREIAAKADGVIVGSGIVRLVEAHGNDAKSHIYDYVHEMQAALR; via the coding sequence ATGAGTAAAATAGCTGAAGCATTCCAAAATAAAAAAGCCTTTATTACCTATTTGATGGCAGGCGATCCCAATCTGGACCAATCAGCTGAAAACATCCTAGCTGCCCAAGAAGCAGGGGCTGACCTGATTGAAATTGGGATTCCTTTCTCAGATCCTATTGCTGAAGGGCCAGTCGTAGAAAATGCGAGTGTGCGGGCCTTATCAGCAGGGGTGCGCTTGAATAATGTCTTTGATATGGTGGCTGATTTAAAAGATAAAATACATGTACCATTAGTTTTTATGACTTATTTAAACCCGGTTTTTGTATACGGTTATGACAATTTCTTCGCCAAGTGTCAGGAAATTGGTATTTCGGGTATTATCATTCCTGATTTACCATTCGAGGAGCAGGAGGAAGTGAAGGTTGTCGCAAGTCAGTATGGCATTGAGGTTATTACCTTGATTGCCCCGACTTCTAAAGACCGGATTAAGGAAATTGCCAAAAAGTCAGAGGGCTTCATCTATCTAGTATCGTCTATGGGTGTTACTGGTGTGCGGTCTAATATCACGACGGATATTTCTGCGATGGTAGCTGAAATTCGTGCAGTTTCAGATATTCCAGTAGCAGTCGGTTTCGGGATTAACCAGCCAAGTCAAGTGAGAGAGATTGCAGCTAAAGCGGATGGCGTCATTGTAGGTAGCGGGATTGTGCGTTTAGTTGAAGCTCACGGAAATGATGCCAAGTCTCACATTTACGACTACGTTCATGAGATGCAAGCCGCTTTAAGATAG
- a CDS encoding PadR family transcriptional regulator, giving the protein MMRNSALPLTETTYLILLSLLEPHHGYAIIKNVEELSDNHVKIAAGTMYGALDNLYKQAWIEEVASENKRRKVYQITEKGKEVLEAEIGRLSNLTALGYRLFN; this is encoded by the coding sequence ATCATGCGTAACAGCGCTTTACCACTTACAGAAACAACCTATTTAATTTTATTGAGTTTACTAGAACCACATCATGGCTATGCCATTATCAAAAATGTGGAGGAACTAAGCGACAATCATGTCAAAATTGCAGCCGGTACAATGTACGGTGCATTAGACAATCTTTATAAACAGGCTTGGATTGAGGAAGTAGCTAGCGAAAATAAACGACGAAAAGTTTATCAAATTACAGAAAAAGGAAAAGAAGTACTTGAAGCAGAAATTGGTAGATTATCCAATTTAACTGCATTAGGTTATCGATTGTTTAATTAA
- a CDS encoding DUF3267 domain-containing protein, which yields MERIREYNVLADKKVIIGLNVASLPLFLLGAFIFSRLTMGDPIFLFFPFMPIPQLLLNLALFFLAYFLIITIHELIHGLFFKVFSDTGKIKFGFKNGMAYATNPGTRYTWWQFLIIILSPCILISVALFSAYQVGLINATFFVTMASIHFAGCVGDLWYALLIMKYGDKYYEDTEVGFSIWSKS from the coding sequence GTGGAACGAATACGAGAATACAATGTGCTAGCAGATAAAAAGGTGATTATCGGTTTGAACGTCGCTTCGTTGCCACTATTTTTATTAGGGGCCTTTATCTTTAGCCGGCTAACAATGGGTGATCCGATTTTTCTGTTTTTTCCTTTTATGCCTATACCGCAATTGTTGCTTAACCTAGCCTTATTCTTCTTAGCTTATTTTTTGATTATCACTATACACGAATTGATTCACGGATTATTTTTCAAAGTGTTTTCAGATACTGGTAAAATCAAATTTGGTTTCAAAAATGGGATGGCTTATGCCACCAATCCAGGTACTAGATATACTTGGTGGCAGTTCTTGATTATCATCCTTTCACCATGCATCTTGATTTCGGTAGCCTTATTTTCGGCTTATCAAGTGGGCTTAATTAACGCAACATTCTTTGTCACAATGGCGAGCATCCATTTCGCAGGTTGTGTAGGTGACCTTTGGTATGCTTTACTGATCATGAAATATGGTGATAAGTATTATGAGGATACTGAAGTTGGCTTTTCAATTTGGTCGAAGTCATAA
- a CDS encoding glycoside hydrolase family 1 protein, which yields MNYRFPEGFWWGSAISGPQTEGRIKDDGKGDNIWDHWYREDPSLFFDQVGPEETSAVYSHYKEDIQLMKATGHNSMRTSIQWSRLFPEGRGDINPKAVAFYNEYIDELIANDIEPFINLYHFDMPLALQEIGGWENKEVVEAYVNYAKTCFELFGDRVKKWFTHNEPIVPVEGGYLYKFHYPAVVDMKRAVQVAYHESLASAKAIKVYRDLNLDGEIGIILNLTPSYPRDANNPEDVKAASLADAFFNRSFLDPAIRGVFPEDLVSLLKDLDYLPDYTAEELAIIKENTIDLLGINYYQPRRIKQKESSERLSDKPMPDDYFDNYIWPDRKMNPYRGWEIYEKGIYDCLINVRDHYGNIPCFISENGMGVEGEAKFKNADGMIEDDYRIDFLKGHLTYVHQAIEEGCNVKGYHLWTCMDNWSWMNAYKNRYGLISVDLDNDKKRTIKKSGYWFKEVSDRNGF from the coding sequence ATGAATTATCGTTTTCCAGAAGGTTTTTGGTGGGGTTCAGCAATATCGGGTCCGCAAACTGAGGGACGCATTAAAGATGATGGTAAAGGTGACAATATTTGGGACCACTGGTACCGCGAGGATCCTAGCCTATTCTTTGACCAAGTTGGGCCAGAAGAAACCTCAGCAGTTTACAGCCACTATAAAGAAGATATCCAACTGATGAAGGCTACTGGCCATAATTCAATGCGGACGTCAATTCAATGGAGCCGACTCTTCCCAGAAGGTCGCGGTGACATCAACCCTAAAGCGGTTGCTTTCTACAATGAATATATTGATGAATTGATTGCGAATGACATTGAACCTTTTATCAACCTTTACCACTTTGACATGCCCCTTGCCCTACAAGAAATTGGTGGCTGGGAGAATAAGGAAGTTGTTGAGGCTTACGTAAATTACGCGAAGACTTGTTTTGAGTTATTTGGTGACCGAGTGAAAAAATGGTTTACCCACAACGAGCCGATTGTCCCTGTTGAAGGTGGTTACCTTTACAAATTCCACTACCCAGCTGTTGTTGACATGAAACGTGCTGTTCAAGTGGCTTACCATGAAAGTTTAGCTTCCGCTAAAGCCATCAAAGTCTATCGTGACTTAAACCTTGATGGTGAAATTGGGATTATCTTGAACCTAACGCCTAGCTATCCAAGAGATGCCAACAATCCTGAAGATGTAAAAGCTGCCAGCCTAGCCGATGCCTTTTTCAATCGGTCATTCCTAGATCCAGCTATTCGTGGTGTCTTTCCTGAAGATTTAGTATCACTACTAAAAGATTTGGACTACCTACCAGATTATACTGCGGAAGAATTGGCTATCATCAAAGAAAATACCATCGATTTATTAGGTATTAACTACTACCAACCACGTCGTATCAAACAAAAAGAATCTAGCGAACGACTATCTGACAAGCCAATGCCAGACGATTACTTTGACAATTACATTTGGCCAGACCGCAAGATGAACCCTTACCGTGGTTGGGAAATCTATGAAAAAGGGATTTACGATTGTTTAATTAATGTACGCGATCATTATGGGAACATCCCTTGCTTTATCTCGGAAAATGGGATGGGCGTTGAAGGTGAAGCGAAATTTAAAAATGCAGACGGCATGATTGAAGATGATTATCGAATTGACTTTTTAAAAGGTCACTTAACTTATGTGCATCAAGCTATTGAAGAAGGTTGTAACGTCAAGGGTTACCATCTTTGGACTTGTATGGATAACTGGTCATGGATGAATGCTTACAAAAACCGTTATGGCCTCATTTCAGTTGACTTAGATAATGATAAAAAACGGACGATTAAGAAAAGTGGTTACTGGTTTAAAGAAGTTTCAGATCGAAATGGTTTCTAA
- a CDS encoding PTS sugar transporter subunit IIB, with protein MADTTIMLVCASGMSTSLLVSKMKKAAEEKGVDAEIFAVSASDADNNLANKDIDVLLLGPQVKYMEKEFAGKLADSDTKLAVINMQDYGMMKGEKVLNEALEMLA; from the coding sequence ATGGCAGATACAACAATTATGTTAGTTTGTGCTTCTGGAATGAGCACAAGTTTATTAGTTTCAAAAATGAAAAAGGCAGCTGAAGAGAAGGGGGTAGATGCGGAAATCTTTGCCGTTTCAGCTTCTGATGCAGATAACAATTTAGCTAATAAAGATATCGATGTTTTATTGCTTGGCCCACAAGTTAAATATATGGAAAAAGAATTTGCTGGTAAACTAGCTGACTCAGATACAAAACTTGCAGTAATTAATATGCAAGACTACGGCATGATGAAGGGTGAAAAAGTCTTAAACGAAGCTCTAGAAATGCTCGCTTAG
- a CDS encoding PTS lactose/cellobiose transporter subunit IIA — MEEPKNLEAIMQLIMHGGDAKGKAIEAMEYAKTGDFVSANDSINNAEAALIEAHHAQTALLTQEASGDPVAVSLLMVHGQDHLMTAIAFKDMAKEIIDVYQKMEEK, encoded by the coding sequence ATGGAAGAACCTAAGAATTTGGAAGCTATCATGCAACTCATTATGCATGGAGGAGATGCGAAAGGGAAAGCTATCGAAGCAATGGAATACGCTAAAACGGGTGATTTTGTAAGCGCTAACGATAGTATAAATAATGCGGAAGCTGCTTTGATTGAAGCTCATCATGCACAAACAGCCTTATTGACACAAGAGGCTAGTGGAGATCCAGTAGCTGTGTCTTTACTAATGGTGCATGGACAAGATCATTTAATGACAGCTATTGCTTTTAAAGATATGGCGAAAGAAATTATTGATGTTTACCAAAAAATGGAGGAGAAATAA
- a CDS encoding ECF transporter S component — MKKQYAFYAVTAALVVAISLFIIIPIPASNGFFTFADVGIVTASMVFGPVGGLVVGAMSGGLIDLLSGYAQWIIFSAAIHGAQGYIAGLAKDKSRKEQVLYLVLSAVVMIVGYAIASWILYGTAAAAIAGLFTNILQSGIGILVAIPISIRLKPVIERYL; from the coding sequence ATGAAAAAACAATATGCATTTTATGCTGTGACGGCTGCATTAGTTGTTGCTATTTCTTTATTCATTATTATTCCTATTCCAGCATCAAATGGCTTCTTCACATTCGCGGATGTGGGGATTGTGACTGCTTCAATGGTTTTTGGACCGGTGGGTGGTTTGGTTGTCGGTGCTATGAGTGGTGGTTTAATTGACTTACTTTCAGGCTATGCACAGTGGATTATTTTCTCAGCTGCTATCCACGGCGCACAAGGCTATATTGCTGGTTTAGCCAAAGATAAAAGCCGTAAAGAACAAGTTTTATACTTAGTTTTATCAGCGGTTGTCATGATTGTCGGCTATGCAATTGCTAGCTGGATTTTATATGGTACTGCAGCAGCAGCTATCGCTGGATTATTTACCAACATTTTACAATCTGGTATTGGTATTTTAGTTGCTATCCCAATCAGCATCCGGTTAAAACCAGTTATTGAACGTTACCTATAA
- the celB gene encoding PTS cellobiose transporter subunit IIC, protein MNNIIDKLAESLTPFAAKLGNNRYLTVLRDAFMLAFPLTMFGSIVVVFNNLPFFPDALKGSLGTLLGNGQNATMSIMTVFVAFGIGYYLTKSYDEDGVFGGVVALASFLILTPFNFLTAEGVEVAGALTTDRLGAKGMFIGMLAAFLATEIYVRITKKGIKITMPDGVPDAVSRSFSSLIPAISTLTVFLLINAAVVGLFNTNLHDVIYTFIQQPLTGLGSSLPATLLALFLIQILWFFGLHGQVIINSVLDPIWQTLSLENLAAYEAGQELPHIITKSFMDTFTVSLGGTGMTLMVVILMAFVMKSKQLKEIGKLGLGPGIFNVNEPVIFGLPIVLNASMVIPWVLTPLVVTIFNYFMMASGIFPATTGVVVPWTMPLFFSGMMATNSVMGGILQLIDVVIVAAIWFPFLKVQDKTNLAMTTEEA, encoded by the coding sequence ATGAATAATATCATTGATAAACTAGCTGAGTCCCTCACACCTTTTGCCGCTAAATTAGGTAACAACCGTTACCTAACTGTCCTTCGTGATGCCTTCATGCTGGCATTTCCACTGACTATGTTTGGGTCAATTGTCGTAGTATTCAATAACCTACCCTTCTTCCCAGATGCATTAAAGGGTTCATTGGGTACTTTACTAGGTAATGGTCAAAATGCCACTATGTCTATCATGACAGTCTTCGTAGCTTTTGGTATCGGTTATTATTTAACTAAGTCATATGATGAAGATGGCGTCTTTGGTGGTGTTGTTGCCCTAGCATCCTTCTTAATTTTAACACCTTTTAACTTCTTAACCGCTGAAGGCGTAGAAGTTGCTGGTGCCCTAACGACTGATCGTTTAGGTGCAAAAGGGATGTTTATTGGGATGCTAGCAGCCTTTTTAGCAACTGAGATTTATGTCCGCATCACAAAAAAAGGGATTAAAATCACCATGCCTGACGGCGTGCCAGATGCTGTCTCTCGCTCTTTTTCTTCATTAATACCTGCCATTTCAACCCTAACAGTATTTTTATTAATCAACGCCGCTGTAGTTGGGTTATTCAATACTAACCTACATGACGTCATTTATACCTTTATCCAACAACCACTAACAGGTTTAGGATCAAGTTTACCTGCGACACTACTTGCCCTATTCTTAATACAAATCTTATGGTTCTTTGGTTTACACGGTCAAGTAATCATCAACTCAGTATTAGACCCAATTTGGCAAACATTATCATTAGAAAATTTAGCTGCCTATGAAGCTGGTCAAGAATTACCACATATCATCACTAAATCATTCATGGATACATTTACTGTTAGTCTTGGTGGTACTGGGATGACATTAATGGTCGTCATCTTAATGGCTTTCGTGATGAAGAGCAAACAATTGAAAGAAATCGGTAAATTAGGCCTTGGTCCTGGGATCTTTAACGTAAACGAACCGGTTATCTTTGGTTTACCAATCGTATTGAATGCTTCTATGGTCATTCCTTGGGTGCTTACGCCTTTAGTAGTAACAATCTTTAACTATTTCATGATGGCTTCTGGTATTTTCCCTGCAACAACAGGGGTTGTTGTACCTTGGACTATGCCACTCTTCTTCTCTGGTATGATGGCTACCAACTCTGTAATGGGCGGAATCTTACAATTAATTGATGTCGTCATTGTTGCAGCCATTTGGTTCCCATTCTTAAAAGTACAAGATAAGACCAACTTAGCAATGACTACTGAAGAAGCATAA
- a CDS encoding GntR family transcriptional regulator, protein MNKYEEIANELRRRISEGEYAEGEILPDQIELAKEFNVSRMTLKKAIDMIAMEGLIFKKRGVGTFVLKSSLWNNGDSKIDDYNGLTEQFGYRRIESKKINFDIVFPDEKLQTLLMVGASDPVYHVQRLRIIDDKPYILEDSYFVASLITQLKAEHLEGSIYGYIRDELGLKIGGAYRKIHADTANELDIQELNCDIHTPVLEVEQVVYLDNGTPFEYSTSRNRFDTRSYTITDIVGNH, encoded by the coding sequence TTGAATAAGTACGAAGAAATTGCCAATGAGTTGCGTCGCCGTATCAGTGAGGGTGAGTATGCTGAAGGTGAGATATTGCCGGATCAAATTGAATTAGCGAAAGAGTTTAATGTAAGCCGGATGACTTTAAAGAAAGCCATTGATATGATTGCTATGGAAGGCTTAATCTTTAAGAAACGTGGTGTTGGGACCTTTGTACTGAAAAGCAGTTTATGGAACAACGGTGATTCAAAAATTGATGACTATAATGGTTTGACTGAACAATTTGGTTATCGTCGTATTGAATCGAAAAAAATCAATTTTGATATCGTATTTCCGGATGAAAAACTACAAACCTTACTAATGGTTGGCGCTAGTGATCCAGTTTATCACGTCCAACGTTTACGAATTATTGATGACAAACCTTATATTCTAGAAGATTCTTACTTTGTCGCTTCACTTATTACACAACTAAAAGCGGAACATCTAGAGGGTTCTATTTATGGTTATATTCGTGATGAATTAGGCCTAAAAATTGGTGGTGCTTATCGGAAAATCCATGCAGACACAGCTAATGAACTGGATATTCAAGAGCTAAATTGTGATATCCACACTCCTGTGCTTGAAGTGGAGCAAGTTGTTTATTTAGATAATGGGACACCGTTTGAATACTCAACTTCAAGAAATCGTTTTGATACGCGTTCTTATACTATTACCGATATCGTTGGTAATCATTAA
- a CDS encoding VOC family protein: MSQVLVEICLRVRDIDATLDFYTNLFDFEVASRREFPENKFDLIYLNSPGSNVQIELTYNYDADPYTIGDGFSHLGVTVDDLEAMHEICKASAYETGDLKGLSGGTPSYFFVTDPDGYRIEVKRKK, encoded by the coding sequence ATGAGCCAAGTACTTGTTGAAATTTGTTTACGTGTTAGAGATATTGATGCGACTTTAGACTTCTATACAAATCTATTTGATTTTGAGGTAGCTAGCCGCAGAGAGTTTCCGGAGAATAAATTTGATTTAATCTACTTAAACTCACCAGGTTCAAATGTCCAAATCGAGTTGACTTACAACTACGACGCAGATCCATATACTATCGGAGACGGCTTTAGTCATTTAGGTGTTACTGTTGATGATTTAGAAGCAATGCATGAAATTTGTAAAGCTTCTGCCTATGAAACTGGTGACTTAAAAGGCCTTTCAGGTGGTACACCATCATACTTCTTCGTGACTGACCCAGATGGTTACCGTATCGAAGTTAAACGTAAAAAATAA
- a CDS encoding DUF2316 family protein, whose translation MSLTYSQQKATIREFQEAVMRSNLTIQEIAGDFKTSQKRIDAILNLQPLGIEEPWILKECLNEKITDQGNSPVKFTALRGDYHQYGFLNSSRIG comes from the coding sequence ATGTCATTAACCTATAGTCAACAAAAAGCAACTATTAGAGAATTTCAGGAAGCGGTGATGCGTTCTAATTTAACTATTCAAGAGATTGCAGGAGATTTTAAGACCAGTCAAAAACGTATTGACGCTATTTTAAACTTACAACCTCTGGGTATTGAAGAACCATGGATTTTAAAAGAATGCCTTAATGAAAAAATTACTGATCAGGGCAATTCACCAGTGAAGTTTACGGCGTTACGTGGCGATTATCACCAATATGGCTTCTTAAACAGTAGCCGTATTGGTTAA
- a CDS encoding purple acid phosphatase family protein translates to MKELKLKRWGVLLSSVILLAACGQGQGNEANESDTSSQATAEATSASDLATASSDEGSEVDPVYGEENGLDLIDLQDEKPEVAPVPVRNEPNRIATNLLTDTSSTMGFNWYTTEEMSDAKVKVSTSEDMSDAIEFTAEASPVTSDYAERDENGYYIYASVTTDEEGEKILDDEGQPEEVLGYFTDEQIDRDNTEWTSDGGNLGYLYTQEVEEYSYKAEAEELEAGTTYYYQVGSDEGGYSATGSFNTSAVDDDEFQFIHYTDTQNAYWNANVNNEAAYGADTLAHAMEVAPDANFALHTGDFVEIAELEDEWVDNLDMSQEQNLHLPHAYTPGNHDEYTVHGGDLDLTAFNEHTNVPVTNDAVSGGSYYSYDYNGAHFVVLNTNDNKESEDNPESGAIGQEQMAWAKEDIQTARDNGANWIVLAYHKPIYSASYHALQDDDVQVTREEFAKLADELGVDIVLQGHDHNLTRTKSLVYTGDNFSYGEVEDTEKTEIDGVEYHVNPDGVTYVIPNSSGTKAYDAIYQKGAEHVHNVRPKLDWMTEEDVDLWNDLFDVAQQPDESPKFDYKHENYRQSESQNFAVYTVTEDEFLIEFYQMSGDLHAGEERNVELVDAYGITKDDE, encoded by the coding sequence ATGAAAGAATTGAAGTTGAAGCGCTGGGGCGTTTTATTGTCATCGGTGATTTTATTGGCTGCTTGTGGACAAGGGCAAGGAAACGAAGCGAACGAAAGTGATACTAGTAGTCAAGCGACTGCTGAAGCAACGAGTGCAAGTGACCTTGCTACGGCATCTTCAGATGAAGGTAGTGAGGTTGATCCAGTTTACGGAGAAGAAAATGGTCTAGATTTAATTGATTTACAGGATGAAAAACCAGAAGTTGCACCGGTCCCAGTTCGCAATGAACCTAACCGAATCGCAACAAATTTATTAACAGATACTTCATCAACAATGGGCTTTAATTGGTATACAACGGAAGAGATGTCAGATGCTAAAGTAAAAGTATCGACTTCTGAAGATATGTCAGATGCGATTGAATTTACTGCAGAAGCTAGCCCAGTTACGTCAGATTATGCTGAACGCGATGAAAATGGCTATTATATCTATGCATCGGTGACAACTGATGAAGAAGGTGAAAAAATTCTAGACGATGAAGGGCAACCTGAAGAAGTATTAGGTTACTTTACAGATGAACAAATTGACCGCGATAATACTGAATGGACTTCTGATGGTGGTAATTTAGGCTATCTTTATACTCAAGAAGTTGAAGAATATAGTTATAAAGCTGAAGCTGAAGAGTTAGAAGCTGGTACAACTTACTACTATCAAGTGGGTTCTGATGAGGGTGGCTATTCAGCAACGGGCTCTTTTAATACATCAGCTGTTGACGATGATGAGTTCCAATTCATTCATTATACGGACACACAAAACGCTTATTGGAATGCCAATGTGAATAATGAAGCTGCTTATGGTGCAGATACCTTAGCGCATGCGATGGAAGTGGCGCCAGATGCGAATTTTGCTTTACATACTGGTGACTTTGTTGAAATTGCAGAATTAGAGGATGAGTGGGTAGACAATTTAGATATGTCTCAGGAACAAAACTTGCACTTACCACATGCTTATACGCCAGGAAACCATGATGAATATACTGTTCATGGTGGTGATTTAGACTTAACAGCCTTTAACGAACATACCAATGTACCTGTAACGAATGATGCAGTTTCAGGTGGATCATATTATTCTTATGACTACAATGGGGCGCATTTTGTTGTCTTAAATACGAATGACAATAAGGAATCTGAGGATAATCCAGAATCTGGTGCAATTGGTCAAGAACAGATGGCCTGGGCGAAAGAGGATATTCAAACGGCACGTGATAATGGGGCAAATTGGATTGTACTTGCTTACCATAAACCAATCTACTCAGCTTCTTACCATGCATTGCAGGACGATGATGTCCAAGTTACCCGCGAAGAGTTTGCTAAATTGGCAGATGAACTAGGGGTGGATATCGTTTTACAAGGACATGACCACAACTTAACGAGAACGAAATCCTTAGTATATACAGGAGATAATTTCTCTTATGGTGAAGTAGAGGATACGGAGAAGACTGAAATTGATGGTGTTGAATACCACGTTAATCCTGATGGGGTGACTTACGTGATTCCAAACTCATCTGGAACAAAAGCCTATGATGCGATTTACCAAAAAGGTGCTGAACATGTGCATAATGTTCGTCCAAAATTAGACTGGATGACTGAAGAGGATGTGGACCTTTGGAATGACTTATTCGATGTTGCTCAACAACCTGATGAGTCACCTAAGTTTGACTATAAACACGAAAACTATCGTCAATCAGAAAGTCAAAACTTTGCAGTCTATACTGTCACTGAAGATGAGTTCTTAATTGAGTTTTATCAAATGAGCGGTGACTTACACGCCGGCGAAGAACGAAATGTTGAATTAGTGGATGCTTACGGTATTACTAAAGATGATGAATAA